In Candidatus Krumholzibacteriia bacterium, one genomic interval encodes:
- a CDS encoding OsmC family protein, whose protein sequence is MAMVEVSFPGNKKVDAKIAGHSVNTDQSVEHGGENQAPEPFQVFLASLATCAGIYAKSFCDQRDLPSPLSLEMDVERANHGLLSRIEIVLHVDAGFPDKYDPAIIRTMELCAVKKQLREEIETSIRVVRVDKQGT, encoded by the coding sequence ATCGTTTCCCGGCAACAAGAAGGTCGATGCGAAAATCGCCGGACATTCAGTGAACACGGATCAGTCCGTGGAGCACGGAGGCGAGAACCAGGCGCCCGAGCCCTTTCAGGTCTTCCTGGCTTCGCTCGCAACCTGTGCCGGCATTTATGCCAAGTCGTTCTGCGATCAGCGCGATCTGCCGTCACCGCTCAGTCTTGAAATGGACGTCGAGCGCGCGAACCACGGCCTCCTGTCGCGCATCGAGATAGTGCTCCATGTGGATGCCGGTTTCCCCGACAAGTACGACCCGGCCATCATCCGCACCATGGAACTCTGCGCCGTGAAGAAACAACTCCGCGAAGAAATCGAGACGTCAATCCGCGTGGTGCGTGTCGACAAGCAGGGCACCTGA